The following are encoded together in the bacterium genome:
- a CDS encoding radical SAM protein — MIDITKLYCGKSTPGDALRYGRASQGAMQRKPIVVWNCTRRCNLKCIHCYSDSDNMAYPNELTFDESQAMIRSLADFGAPVLLFSGGEPLIRDDIFEHAALANELGMRTVISTNGTLITEKMAEHIKQTGFGYVGISLDGIGKDNDQFRGKQGAFEAAVRGFDNCVAVGQKCGLRLTLTRHNYDQLDTIFDFIEQHNIPRACFYHLVYTGRGGSIKDQDLTHEQSRSAVDKIIDRTADFARRGLDIDILTVDNHCDGPYLYMRMLHEGLGRAEDVLKLLRVNGGNSSGISIACVDNEGNVHADQFWRHYSFGNVHERAFGDIWLDTSDPLMAGLKDRKKLLTGRCAECKWLEICNGNFRVRSEAVYNDIWAPDPACYLTDEEIGL, encoded by the coding sequence ATGATCGATATAACCAAACTATATTGTGGCAAATCTACTCCAGGCGACGCACTGCGATATGGCCGCGCGAGCCAGGGCGCGATGCAGCGCAAGCCGATAGTGGTGTGGAACTGCACTCGCAGGTGCAACCTCAAGTGCATCCACTGCTATTCGGATTCCGACAATATGGCTTACCCCAATGAGCTTACATTCGATGAATCTCAGGCAATGATACGGTCGCTTGCCGACTTTGGCGCGCCCGTATTGCTCTTTTCTGGCGGCGAGCCTCTGATAAGGGATGATATTTTCGAGCATGCCGCACTCGCCAATGAACTCGGCATGCGCACTGTAATATCCACCAATGGCACTCTCATAACTGAGAAAATGGCCGAGCATATCAAGCAGACAGGGTTCGGCTATGTGGGGATCAGCCTGGACGGAATAGGCAAGGATAACGATCAATTTCGCGGCAAACAAGGCGCTTTCGAGGCGGCTGTGCGAGGTTTTGATAACTGTGTAGCGGTCGGGCAGAAATGTGGTCTCAGGCTCACGCTCACCCGGCATAACTATGACCAGCTCGACACCATATTCGACTTTATCGAGCAGCACAATATCCCGAGAGCATGCTTTTATCACCTGGTCTATACGGGTCGAGGCGGCTCGATCAAGGATCAGGACCTCACGCATGAGCAGTCACGGTCGGCAGTCGATAAAATTATAGATCGCACAGCCGACTTTGCGCGCCGTGGACTGGATATCGATATCCTGACGGTCGACAATCACTGCGACGGTCCGTATCTATATATGCGTATGCTTCATGAGGGTTTAGGTCGGGCTGAGGACGTGTTGAAGCTATTGCGCGTCAACGGCGGCAACAGTTCGGGGATCAGCATTGCATGCGTGGATAACGAAGGCAATGTCCATGCCGACCAGTTCTGGCGGCACTATTCATTCGGCAACGTCCACGAGCGAGCGTTCGGCGATATCTGGCTCGATACATCCGATCCGCTTATGGCCGGTCTCAAGGATCGTAAAAAACTGCTCACAGGCAGATGCGCCGAATGCAAATGGCTGGAAATCTGCAACGGCAACTTCAGAGTCCGCTCCGAGGCGGTGTATAACGATATTTGGGCTCCCGACCCTGCATGCTATCTGACGGATGAAGAGATAGGGCTGTAA
- a CDS encoding PEP-CTERM sorting domain-containing protein (PEP-CTERM proteins occur, often in large numbers, in the proteomes of bacteria that also encode an exosortase, a predicted intramembrane cysteine proteinase. The presence of a PEP-CTERM domain at a protein's C-terminus predicts cleavage within the sorting domain, followed by covalent anchoring to some some component of the (usually Gram-negative) cell surface. Many PEP-CTERM proteins exhibit an unusual sequence composition that includes large numbers of potential glycosylation sites. Expression of one such protein has been shown restore the ability of a bacterium to form floc, a type of biofilm.) — MRVHLVVVVTILLLTYPALANAQAAVDFDDLVTDTNYYVGDTFVSNGIEISLDALSSTYLSGHCTIISDGYACGSGNEAWTGNVMLHFGFGSISGLSLLFGNYGGYTKVEVNGDTQKIYNMLDLDGVQIGGVNASVTQSALTGNVHGCLTLSGPISSFGIGGQEFAIDNVTEVPEPSTALSLVTICSALLGISKMRRRHVL; from the coding sequence ATGCGCGTACACCTTGTTGTTGTTGTGACAATACTGTTGTTAACATATCCAGCCTTGGCAAACGCACAAGCAGCAGTCGACTTTGACGACTTGGTTACAGACACAAACTATTATGTCGGAGACACATTTGTATCAAATGGTATTGAGATCAGTCTGGACGCTCTTTCGTCCACTTACCTGAGTGGCCATTGCACCATAATATCAGATGGATATGCTTGTGGATCAGGCAATGAAGCCTGGACAGGCAACGTGATGCTTCACTTCGGTTTTGGTAGTATTTCAGGACTATCGTTGTTGTTCGGAAACTATGGTGGCTACACAAAAGTTGAAGTTAATGGAGACACACAGAAAATTTACAATATGCTGGATTTGGACGGCGTACAGATTGGTGGGGTTAATGCTTCCGTCACCCAGAGTGCACTTACCGGCAATGTCCACGGTTGCTTAACGCTGAGCGGTCCGATTTCCTCTTTTGGTATTGGCGGACAAGAATTCGCAATTGACAATGTGACTGAGGTGCCGGAACCATCCACTGCGTTGTCATTAGTGACCATATGCAGTGCACTTCTGGGGATAAGCAAGATGCGAAGGCGTCATGTGCTCTAG
- a CDS encoding Gfo/Idh/MocA family oxidoreductase, with the protein MDKLRIGVIGVCGRGSLADNWKDSSRAEVVAGADVKEENLADFKSRFGDSVFTTLDYRQMLDRKDIDAVMIASPDFMHEEHAVAALQAGKHVYLEKPMAITVEGCDHIIRTEKETGKKLMVGFNMRCMNIYRTAKDVVDRGMIGEIKAAWVRHFVWSGSHWYFHDWHATKKNCTSLMLQKGSHDIDIVHWICGSYTKRVAAFGDMDFFGGDKPNDLNCRTCDEKDTCLAETPHWEKLIQCAKRKDVDVEDNNFLLMQLESGAKAAYLECHFTPDDERNYVFIGTEGSVELSERANKVWVKTRRTNDYRELSDCTYKIKKSEGSHGGADPVITEGFLDYVIDGKAPIASPIDGRMSVATGCCGAQSMRNGGMPVDIPKLDI; encoded by the coding sequence ATGGACAAGCTGAGAATAGGCGTTATTGGTGTGTGCGGGCGAGGATCTCTTGCCGACAACTGGAAAGACAGCAGCCGTGCCGAGGTTGTAGCCGGGGCTGATGTAAAAGAAGAAAACCTCGCCGACTTTAAATCACGTTTTGGCGATTCGGTCTTCACGACTCTTGACTATCGTCAGATGCTGGATCGTAAAGATATAGATGCGGTGATGATAGCTTCACCCGACTTTATGCACGAAGAGCATGCTGTCGCCGCGCTTCAGGCGGGTAAGCATGTCTATCTCGAAAAGCCGATGGCCATCACCGTTGAGGGCTGCGATCATATCATCCGCACAGAAAAAGAGACCGGCAAGAAACTGATGGTCGGGTTCAATATGCGATGCATGAATATCTATCGCACCGCGAAAGACGTTGTTGACAGGGGCATGATAGGTGAGATCAAGGCCGCATGGGTTCGCCACTTCGTATGGAGCGGCAGCCATTGGTATTTCCATGACTGGCATGCCACAAAGAAAAACTGCACATCTCTGATGCTTCAGAAAGGCTCGCACGATATCGACATTGTCCACTGGATATGCGGGTCATATACAAAACGGGTTGCTGCGTTTGGTGATATGGACTTCTTCGGCGGCGATAAGCCTAATGACCTCAACTGCCGCACATGTGACGAAAAAGACACTTGTCTTGCAGAGACTCCGCATTGGGAGAAACTCATACAGTGCGCCAAGCGCAAGGATGTTGATGTCGAGGACAATAACTTCCTGTTGATGCAGCTCGAATCGGGCGCAAAAGCTGCATATCTGGAATGCCACTTCACGCCGGATGACGAGCGCAACTACGTGTTCATCGGGACCGAAGGCAGCGTGGAATTATCTGAGAGAGCCAACAAGGTCTGGGTCAAGACACGCCGCACAAACGATTATCGTGAACTATCAGATTGCACATACAAGATCAAGAAGTCCGAAGGCAGCCATGGTGGTGCGGACCCTGTCATCACAGAGGGTTTCCTCGACTATGTGATCGATGGCAAGGCGCCTATTGCGTCACCAATCGATGGGCGCATGAGCGTTGCGACAGGATGCTGTGGGGCACAGTCTATGCGAAACGGCGGCATGCCCGTTGATATTCCCAAACTCGATATCTAG
- a CDS encoding U32 family peptidase, which yields MKPIELLAPAKDIECGIAAIDCGADAIYIGAPRFGARSAAGNNLDDIASLAEHAHKYWAKVYVTVNTLLRDDEIDEALRMIRQLYDIGADGIIIQDTALLECDLPPIPIIASTQMHNNTPEKVSFLEQVGINRVILARELSLDQIKAIRTATKNIELEFFVHGALCVCYSGQCYMSYALGGRSGNRGECAQPCRKPYDLVDNKGKTLIPGRHLLSLKDLNLSEHLSSLIEAGVTSFKIEGRLKERPYVANVVSFYRQKLDDLGVKRPSSGASRIDIKPDVNKTFNRGYTTYFLHGRDYDMGSIDTPKMVGEAVGKVTSVSARGVTVDANISMHNGDGICFFDSSGDLRGSVINNVRGRTIIPDKLDGIEKGTFIFRNHDHEYLTRLQKSKAERLIDVSMSLHDTDTGLCLTAEDEDGNTAEYSIECEKVIAQKPEQTIDNINKQLSKLGGTIFTCTNVTFELSDIYFIPISVLNSLRRGVLDELIGVRAVNRPIDYGAIIRNDVPYPETYLSYRGNVLNICARRFYERHGVSSVEPAAESGLDMRGRKVMTTRYCIKRQIGLCGSSKQANEPLFLVDSEGHKLELRFDCSRCEMDVILVNG from the coding sequence ATGAAACCAATTGAACTTCTGGCTCCAGCAAAAGATATTGAATGCGGCATTGCTGCTATAGACTGCGGCGCGGACGCGATATATATAGGCGCGCCAAGGTTCGGCGCAAGGTCTGCCGCCGGAAACAACTTGGATGATATTGCGAGCCTGGCTGAGCATGCGCACAAATACTGGGCAAAGGTATACGTTACTGTCAACACGCTTCTGCGCGATGACGAGATAGATGAAGCTCTGAGAATGATCCGGCAGCTATATGATATAGGCGCAGACGGCATCATCATTCAGGACACCGCCCTGCTCGAATGCGACCTGCCTCCCATTCCGATTATCGCAAGCACCCAGATGCACAACAACACCCCCGAAAAAGTGTCATTTCTGGAGCAAGTGGGCATAAACAGGGTGATCCTTGCACGTGAACTCAGCCTGGATCAGATCAAGGCAATACGAACGGCTACAAAAAATATCGAGCTTGAGTTTTTCGTGCATGGAGCGCTGTGTGTCTGCTATAGTGGTCAGTGCTATATGAGTTACGCCCTGGGAGGGCGCAGTGGGAACAGAGGCGAATGCGCGCAGCCGTGCCGCAAGCCTTATGATCTGGTCGACAATAAGGGCAAAACCCTGATACCCGGCAGACACCTGCTTTCGCTCAAAGACCTGAACCTCTCTGAGCATTTGTCGAGCCTTATCGAGGCGGGTGTGACCTCATTCAAGATAGAAGGCAGGCTCAAGGAGAGGCCGTATGTGGCCAATGTGGTGTCGTTCTACAGGCAGAAGCTGGACGACCTCGGTGTCAAGAGGCCGTCATCAGGCGCCAGCCGGATCGATATCAAACCCGACGTGAACAAGACATTCAACCGTGGCTACACTACGTATTTTCTGCATGGCCGCGATTATGATATGGGTTCGATAGATACCCCCAAGATGGTAGGCGAAGCTGTGGGCAAGGTGACATCGGTCAGTGCGCGCGGAGTGACTGTGGATGCGAATATTTCCATGCACAACGGCGACGGCATTTGCTTTTTTGACAGCAGCGGCGATCTGCGTGGAAGTGTGATAAACAACGTACGGGGCAGGACGATCATTCCCGATAAGCTCGACGGCATAGAAAAAGGCACTTTTATCTTTCGCAATCACGATCATGAGTATCTTACGCGGCTGCAGAAGTCCAAAGCAGAGAGGCTAATCGATGTCTCGATGAGCCTGCATGACACGGATACCGGGCTGTGTTTGACTGCTGAGGACGAGGACGGCAACACGGCTGAATATTCGATAGAATGCGAGAAAGTTATTGCGCAAAAGCCCGAGCAGACCATCGACAATATAAATAAACAGCTCAGCAAGCTCGGCGGGACAATATTTACATGCACAAACGTGACGTTTGAACTCAGCGATATATACTTTATTCCGATATCGGTTTTGAACAGCCTGCGCCGCGGCGTATTGGATGAACTGATAGGAGTGCGAGCGGTGAACAGGCCGATTGATTATGGTGCGATCATCAGGAATGATGTGCCGTATCCTGAGACATATCTATCTTACCGGGGCAATGTGCTCAACATCTGCGCAAGGCGGTTTTATGAGCGCCATGGAGTCTCATCGGTCGAACCGGCGGCTGAGTCCGGTCTGGATATGCGCGGTCGCAAAGTGATGACCACTCGATATTGCATAAAGCGCCAGATCGGCCTGTGCGGATCATCAAAGCAGGCAAATGAGCCGCTGTTCCTGGTCGATTCTGAGGGTCACAAGTTGGAACTTCGCTTCGACTGCTCACGCTGCGAGATGGATGTGATATTGGTTAACGGTTGA